From Aliarcobacter butzleri, the proteins below share one genomic window:
- a CDS encoding L-aspartate oxidase, whose product MIYDYIIVGTGVAGLNAARLIPKDKRVLILCKMSTWNCNTFWAQGGIASAVDESDIPTHIKDTLEAGVNYNDKEAVELLSHKSISTIKNLIHDGMKFDLNNEGKLAYTKEAAHSRNRILHADGDATGRMIHIFLLEHCKHEIVTQAVVCDLLIKDDICYGVQYFVSETEQKVAFAHTTILASGGVGSIYKYHTNSTANAGEVQGIISEKNLPLKDMEMMQFHPTVVKGTSFARKPLLSEALRGEGAHIVDENGYRFLFDYHKDGELAPRDVVSRSIFDYHKKTGLKIFLSFGTFEKKAFKQRFPNIYANLKDLGYELPFERVPISPAFHYSMGGVETELNAKIKGMKNLYAIGELACTGVHGANRLASNSLLEGLVFSEIAVETSMKENFKINPSNYDKPIINFVRNKEIDKDIKDDLRKIMWVNAGIVRIPSELKKSLEKIEEYLKKDVGRLLYLRLLTAKSILKAALNRKKSLGAHFIKED is encoded by the coding sequence ATGATTTACGATTATATAATAGTTGGAACTGGAGTTGCAGGACTAAATGCAGCTAGACTAATTCCTAAAGATAAAAGAGTTTTAATTCTTTGTAAAATGTCTACTTGGAATTGTAATACTTTTTGGGCTCAAGGTGGAATAGCAAGTGCAGTTGATGAAAGTGATATTCCAACTCACATAAAAGATACTTTAGAAGCTGGTGTAAACTACAATGACAAAGAAGCTGTTGAGCTTTTAAGTCATAAATCTATTTCTACAATCAAAAATTTAATCCATGATGGAATGAAATTTGATTTAAACAATGAAGGAAAACTAGCTTATACAAAAGAAGCTGCTCATAGTAGAAATCGTATTTTACATGCTGATGGTGATGCAACTGGAAGAATGATTCATATCTTTTTACTTGAACATTGCAAACATGAGATTGTAACTCAAGCTGTTGTTTGTGATTTACTAATAAAAGATGACATTTGTTATGGTGTTCAATATTTTGTAAGTGAAACTGAACAAAAAGTTGCTTTCGCACATACAACAATACTTGCAAGTGGTGGAGTTGGTTCTATCTACAAATATCATACAAATTCAACAGCAAATGCAGGTGAAGTACAAGGAATTATTTCTGAAAAAAATCTTCCATTAAAAGATATGGAGATGATGCAATTTCACCCAACAGTTGTAAAAGGAACATCTTTTGCACGAAAACCTCTTTTAAGTGAAGCTTTAAGAGGTGAAGGCGCGCATATTGTAGATGAAAACGGATATAGATTTTTATTTGATTATCATAAAGATGGTGAACTTGCTCCTAGAGATGTAGTTAGCCGTTCTATTTTTGATTATCATAAAAAAACTGGATTAAAAATATTTTTATCTTTTGGAACTTTTGAGAAAAAAGCATTTAAACAAAGATTTCCAAATATTTATGCAAACTTAAAAGATTTAGGTTATGAACTTCCTTTTGAAAGAGTTCCTATAAGTCCAGCTTTCCACTACTCTATGGGTGGAGTTGAAACAGAACTAAATGCAAAAATAAAAGGAATGAAAAATCTTTATGCAATAGGTGAACTTGCTTGTACAGGAGTTCATGGAGCAAATAGATTGGCTTCAAATTCACTTTTAGAAGGTTTAGTTTTTTCTGAAATTGCTGTTGAAACTTCAATGAAAGAAAACTTTAAAATCAATCCTTCAAATTATGATAAACCTATCATAAACTTTGTTAGAAATAAAGAAATAGACAAAGATATAAAAGATGATTTAAGAAAAATCATGTGGGTAAATGCAGGAATTGTAAGAATTCCTAGTGAACTTAAAAAATCTTTAGAAAAAATTGAAGAGTATCTAAAAAAAGATGTTGGACGGCTATTATATCTTAGACTTTTAACAGCAAAATCTATTTTAAAAGCTGCTTTGAATAGAAAAAAATCGCTTGGCGCTCACTTTATAAAAGAAGATTAA
- a CDS encoding DUF721 domain-containing protein has translation MKKISEILSHLKNYPEFKKFNTYSLIVKFIDVLPLKLKKGVKFAYVKNQTLYFVLTHPVYKMEFEYNKADIKSLLKNFKIANVEEIAFFVTNVVEKKEKELAQKPFYEERSYGIFENKAKDEKIFKKFENIRDIIKNS, from the coding sequence ATGAAAAAAATTAGTGAAATACTTAGTCATCTTAAAAATTATCCTGAATTCAAGAAGTTTAATACATATTCTTTAATTGTAAAGTTTATTGATGTACTTCCTTTAAAACTAAAAAAAGGTGTAAAGTTTGCTTATGTTAAAAATCAAACTTTATATTTTGTATTAACTCATCCTGTTTATAAAATGGAGTTTGAGTATAACAAAGCAGATATAAAATCATTATTAAAAAATTTTAAAATTGCAAATGTTGAAGAGATAGCTTTCTTTGTCACGAATGTAGTAGAAAAAAAAGAAAAAGAGCTTGCACAAAAACCTTTTTATGAAGAGAGAAGTTATGGGATTTTTGAAAATAAAGCAAAAGATGAAAAGATTTTTAAAAAATTTGAAAATATCAGAGATATTATAAAAAATTCTTAA
- a CDS encoding M48 family metallopeptidase, giving the protein MSFQIELNEKQVTVKLVNKKNVKHCYIKVLKDDLIEIKSNIYFSLYDAKILVEKRKNWLENAIKKVSKNALLEDEFLYLGEVKKLQDYNIKNLDKFYKNEIEKILPNIVEIFSKKMDLYPTSISYRKNKRTWGSCNFKNGLNFNILLMKFPLETMQYVVIHELSHIKHKNHSKNFWNLVEKYCPNYKQIEKEFKNFL; this is encoded by the coding sequence TTGAGTTTTCAAATAGAACTAAACGAAAAACAAGTAACAGTCAAACTTGTAAATAAAAAAAATGTAAAACATTGTTATATCAAAGTTTTAAAAGATGATTTAATAGAAATAAAATCAAACATCTATTTTTCGCTATATGATGCAAAAATTTTAGTAGAAAAAAGAAAAAATTGGCTTGAAAATGCTATAAAAAAAGTTTCAAAAAATGCACTTTTAGAAGATGAATTTTTATATTTAGGTGAAGTAAAAAAATTACAAGATTACAATATAAAAAATTTAGATAAATTTTATAAAAATGAGATAGAAAAGATTTTGCCAAACATAGTTGAGATATTTTCTAAAAAAATGGATTTATATCCAACTTCAATTAGTTATAGAAAAAATAAAAGAACTTGGGGTTCATGTAACTTCAAAAATGGTCTAAATTTTAATATTTTGCTTATGAAATTTCCACTTGAAACTATGCAATATGTCGTAATTCACGAGCTTTCTCATATAAAACACAAAAATCACTCAAAAAACTTTTGGAATTTAGTAGAAAAGTATTGTCCAAACTACAAACAAATAGAAAAAGAGTTTAAGAATTTTTTATAA
- a CDS encoding pyridoxal phosphate-dependent aminotransferase, whose product MKIANRMEQLSPSLTLAITALGRELKAQGKDILSFSAGEPDFDTPQIVKDAAIKAINEGQTKYTAVEGIIKTKQAIINKLKKDHNLDYKLEGIVISNGAKHSLFNLCQVLIENGDEVIIPSPYWVTYPEQVKYSGGVPVFIETDESTNFKITPEQLKKAITPKTKILMLNTPSNPTGSIYSKEELTAIGKVLEGTDIIVFSDEMYEKIIFNGKKFTAAAEVSADMYNRTVTINGLSKAVAMTGWRFGYVATPNVALAKAMTKLQGQVTSNINTMTQYAAIPALEGEADKDIEMMRAEFEKRKDYIVKAINEIDGLSCYEPDGAFYVFINIKKISNDSMKFCADLLEQKGVALVPGLAFGMEGYARFSFATSLEVIKEGVKRIKEFTQK is encoded by the coding sequence ATGAAAATTGCAAACAGAATGGAGCAACTATCTCCATCACTTACTTTGGCAATTACAGCCTTAGGAAGAGAGCTAAAAGCTCAAGGTAAAGATATACTAAGTTTTAGTGCAGGTGAACCTGACTTTGATACGCCACAAATTGTAAAAGATGCAGCAATTAAAGCTATTAATGAAGGACAAACTAAATACACGGCAGTAGAAGGTATTATCAAAACTAAGCAAGCAATTATTAACAAATTAAAAAAAGACCACAATTTAGATTATAAATTAGAAGGGATTGTAATAAGTAATGGAGCAAAACACTCATTATTTAATCTTTGTCAAGTGTTAATTGAAAATGGTGATGAAGTGATTATTCCAAGTCCTTATTGGGTTACATATCCTGAACAAGTTAAATATTCTGGTGGAGTTCCTGTATTTATTGAAACAGATGAATCAACAAACTTTAAAATTACACCAGAGCAATTAAAAAAAGCTATTACACCAAAAACAAAAATTTTGATGTTAAATACTCCTTCAAATCCAACAGGTTCAATTTATTCTAAAGAAGAACTAACAGCTATTGGAAAAGTTTTAGAAGGAACAGATATTATAGTTTTCTCTGATGAAATGTATGAAAAAATCATCTTCAATGGGAAAAAATTTACTGCTGCAGCTGAAGTTAGTGCTGATATGTACAACAGAACAGTTACAATAAATGGTTTAAGTAAAGCTGTTGCGATGACTGGATGGAGATTTGGTTATGTTGCAACACCAAATGTTGCATTAGCAAAAGCTATGACAAAACTTCAAGGTCAAGTAACATCAAATATTAATACTATGACTCAATATGCTGCTATTCCAGCACTTGAAGGTGAAGCAGATAAAGACATCGAAATGATGAGAGCTGAATTTGAAAAAAGAAAAGATTATATTGTAAAAGCAATAAATGAAATAGATGGTTTATCTTGTTATGAACCTGATGGAGCATTTTATGTTTTCATCAATATCAAAAAAATAAGCAATGATTCGATGAAATTTTGTGCAGATTTACTAGAACAAAAAGGTGTTGCATTAGTTCCTGGACTTGCATTTGGTATGGAAGGTTACGCAAGATTCTCATTTGCTACAAGTTTAGAAGTAATCAAAGAAGGTGTAAAAAGAATCAAAGAGTTTACTCAAAAGTAA
- a CDS encoding cation diffusion facilitator family transporter, translating into MMSPQKKATAVSSSVAAVLTLLKLILGIVSGSVAVLASAIDSVLDMFVSIFNYFAISKSEKPADERFNYGRGKIEALASVIEGTIISISGLFLLYQAFLKAYIGETSSYLGISILVMIISLSITIVLVLYLNYIAKKTNSMVIKADALHYKTDVFSTLAVLISLLLVYFTGYEIIDSLIGGGIAIYIIFSAYKLIYDGIMVLLDRAVDEKLVQEIVTIIKENKRIHSFHLLKTREAANQTFVEVHLVFDNLISLVEAHKVSDSIESKIKELDKKRDWNIIIHLDPYDDLKVDKFIINN; encoded by the coding sequence ATGATGTCTCCACAAAAAAAAGCTACTGCTGTTTCATCTAGTGTTGCAGCAGTTCTTACTCTACTAAAACTTATACTTGGAATTGTAAGTGGATCTGTTGCTGTTTTAGCTTCAGCGATAGATTCTGTTTTAGATATGTTTGTATCTATTTTTAACTATTTTGCTATCTCAAAATCTGAAAAGCCTGCTGATGAACGATTTAATTATGGAAGAGGAAAAATTGAAGCTTTAGCTTCTGTAATTGAAGGAACGATTATCTCTATTTCAGGATTGTTTCTTCTTTATCAAGCATTTTTAAAAGCATATATTGGGGAAACTTCTTCTTATTTAGGTATTTCTATTTTAGTGATGATTATCTCTTTGTCTATTACAATTGTTTTAGTTTTATATCTAAATTATATTGCTAAAAAGACAAATAGTATGGTTATAAAAGCTGATGCATTACATTATAAAACTGATGTTTTTAGTACTTTAGCTGTTTTAATCTCTCTTTTACTTGTTTATTTTACAGGTTATGAAATCATTGATTCACTTATTGGTGGGGGAATTGCTATATATATTATATTTTCTGCTTATAAATTAATCTATGATGGAATTATGGTTTTACTTGATAGAGCAGTTGATGAAAAACTTGTCCAAGAAATAGTAACTATAATAAAAGAAAATAAAAGAATTCATAGTTTTCATTTACTAAAAACAAGAGAAGCTGCAAATCAAACTTTTGTTGAAGTGCATTTAGTTTTTGATAATTTAATCTCTTTAGTAGAAGCTCATAAAGTAAGTGATTCAATAGAATCAAAAATAAAAGAACTAGATAAAAAAAGAGATTGGAATATTATTATCCATCTTGATCCTTATGATGATTTAAAAGTAGATAAATTTATTATTAATAACTAA
- a CDS encoding HD domain-containing phosphohydrolase, translated as MNYVKILGSSGSKSKNLGTTSFQISRDIIIDTGNVINILGDKSSLINHIFLTHSHSDHIADLPFLLDSFFENRRETLIIYASKETIEVLKEHTFNDKVWPDFSKINLIGSEKKSLAFKEIKENEETIIDNYKIKAISATHIEGSFGFVITKDEKEAYIISGDTYINEKIIQEINLNQKIKLLIIECSFPNKMEKLAFDSKHLTPKILKEMLNKINRDIQIFIYHIKHLYLEEIKTQLEEIAVFKNGGKILEDGDIIHINSGKIDYELLDHTVFERVMNINLELSSQLDKDKLYEMILTLTRELTHSDGGTLYIKSDDKKYLDFKIVQNDSLNIHLGGKEKISWNSLPLYLENGEENKSMVAVVSALENRIINIPDVYECENYNFEGTKIFDKSTGYRSKSMLVIPLINHEKDVIGVIQLINKNINQTETISYNEYDERIIKALSSQAAMALTNSQLIISLEKFLESFVSTIASAIDAKSKHTLNHITKMAKLAPLIAQSISLDETIYKDVKYSKNNLKEIELAAKLHDIGKISMPEWIIDKATKLQHMVDGIEVIKERVEILKRDFEIEYLKNIITKEEYEVKISNLEDDFKFIEKANIGSEFMKKEDCERIEKISSYKYYKDNKLVDFINDKEKYNLLIQKGTLTNEEKDKMNSHAQLSYEMLSVLPFPKKYENVMHIAVNHHEKLNGKGYPRGLNENDLVLEDRIMILADIFEALTSNDRPYKQTKKLSEVFKILDFMVKDGEIDGKLLEFFKNSEALKTYINEELLKEQIDDFK; from the coding sequence ATGAACTATGTAAAAATATTAGGCTCAAGTGGAAGTAAATCAAAGAACTTAGGAACAACATCATTTCAAATATCAAGAGATATTATTATTGATACTGGAAATGTTATTAATATTTTAGGCGATAAATCTTCACTAATAAATCATATATTTTTGACTCATTCTCACTCTGACCATATAGCTGATTTACCTTTTTTATTAGATAGTTTTTTTGAAAATAGAAGAGAAACCCTTATTATTTATGCTTCAAAAGAAACGATTGAAGTTTTAAAAGAGCATACTTTTAATGATAAAGTTTGGCCTGATTTTTCTAAAATAAATTTAATTGGAAGTGAAAAGAAATCTTTAGCTTTTAAAGAAATAAAAGAAAATGAAGAAACTATTATTGATAACTACAAAATAAAAGCTATAAGTGCAACACATATTGAAGGTTCTTTTGGATTTGTTATTACAAAAGATGAAAAAGAGGCTTATATTATAAGTGGTGACACATATATAAATGAAAAAATAATCCAAGAGATAAATTTAAATCAAAAAATAAAATTGTTGATTATAGAGTGCTCTTTTCCAAATAAAATGGAAAAACTTGCCTTTGATAGTAAACATTTAACTCCAAAAATATTAAAAGAGATGTTAAATAAAATAAATAGAGATATTCAAATATTTATTTATCATATTAAACATTTATATTTAGAAGAGATAAAAACTCAATTGGAAGAAATAGCTGTTTTTAAAAATGGAGGAAAGATTTTAGAAGATGGAGATATTATTCATATAAATAGTGGAAAGATTGATTATGAATTACTTGATCATACCGTATTTGAAAGGGTTATGAATATAAATTTGGAATTATCAAGTCAGCTAGATAAAGATAAATTATATGAGATGATTTTAACTTTAACTAGAGAACTAACTCATAGTGATGGAGGAACTTTATATATAAAATCTGATGATAAAAAATATTTAGATTTTAAAATAGTTCAAAATGATAGTTTAAATATTCATTTAGGAGGAAAAGAGAAAATTTCTTGGAACTCTTTACCTTTATATTTGGAAAATGGAGAAGAGAATAAATCTATGGTTGCTGTTGTTTCTGCTTTGGAAAATAGAATTATTAATATTCCAGATGTTTATGAATGTGAAAACTATAACTTTGAAGGTACAAAAATTTTTGATAAATCAACAGGTTATCGCTCAAAATCAATGTTAGTTATCCCTTTAATAAATCACGAAAAAGATGTAATTGGAGTAATACAATTAATAAATAAAAACATAAATCAAACAGAGACAATTTCATATAATGAATATGATGAAAGAATCATAAAGGCATTATCTTCACAAGCTGCGATGGCTTTAACAAATAGTCAACTAATAATAAGTTTAGAAAAATTTTTGGAATCTTTTGTTTCTACAATAGCAAGTGCAATAGATGCAAAATCAAAACATACTTTAAATCATATTACAAAAATGGCAAAACTAGCACCATTAATTGCTCAATCAATCTCTTTAGATGAAACTATTTATAAAGATGTAAAATACTCAAAGAATAATTTAAAAGAGATAGAATTAGCGGCAAAACTTCATGATATTGGTAAAATCTCGATGCCAGAATGGATTATTGATAAAGCTACAAAACTACAACATATGGTTGATGGAATAGAAGTAATCAAAGAGAGAGTAGAGATTTTAAAAAGAGACTTTGAAATAGAATATTTAAAAAATATTATTACAAAAGAAGAATATGAAGTTAAGATTTCTAATTTAGAAGATGATTTTAAATTTATTGAAAAAGCAAATATTGGTTCAGAATTTATGAAAAAAGAGGATTGTGAGCGAATTGAAAAAATTTCTTCATATAAATATTATAAAGATAATAAATTAGTAGATTTTATAAATGATAAAGAAAAATACAATTTATTAATTCAAAAAGGTACTTTAACAAATGAAGAAAAAGATAAGATGAATTCTCATGCACAATTATCTTATGAAATGTTATCAGTTTTACCTTTCCCTAAAAAATATGAAAATGTGATGCATATTGCAGTAAATCATCATGAAAAATTAAATGGAAAAGGTTATCCTAGAGGATTAAACGAAAATGATTTAGTTTTAGAAGATAGAATTATGATTTTAGCAGATATTTTTGAAGCTTTAACTTCAAATGATAGACCATATAAACAGACAAAGAAACTCTCAGAGGTATTTAAAATCCTAGATTTTATGGTAAAAGATGGAGAAATTGATGGAAAATTACTGGAGTTTTTTAAAAATAGTGAAGCTTTAAAAACTTATATAAATGAAGAGTTATTAAAAGAGCAAATAGATGATTTTAAATAA
- a CDS encoding CHASE2 domain-containing protein, with product MILNKKIKKFSIYFVLSLSLSIFLSVIYIFFPSLPDSLDNRLRDYLFTIRGELPHNQNVVIVDIDETSIKSLGQWPWSRDKLAKILENLTLANVGIVGLDIVFAEEDRTSPHKILQDLKIYKKDVSNYDLEFANVVENSPVILGYQFDLVKKDNANAKVPQIPAIFIEKDKPQDKSYLIEAYNTILNIPQIQDKAYSSGFFNNIPDDTGIIRSVPLIISYDDTIYPSLALEVIRVINDTQKVVVQYDENGISNIVLDDISIPTDRYGRMLINFRGPERSFKYISAIDIYNNSFDKSEIDGKIVLIGTSAAGLFDLRATPFDSIFPGVEVHANIIDNILMQDFIYKASWLDGANILIIFVLSIIVVMLTTYTTFWANPIIFLSFSISYLFLVYNLLFDYGIVLNILFPIATVLIASIMTTLFDYFYNIKKEEAIKAKFASKVSKNVMDDILKNIDKNEFSAKSKEVTIFFSDIRGFTNISEKLDAKDLISFLNRYMQPMSEIIIKYQGTIDKFIGDAIMAYWNAPIDIKNHCDLALKASLEQLEVLEKLNVELEKENLPKIDIGIGLNTGTVIVGEMGSSLRSDYTVIGDTINLGSRVESLCKYYDSKLNISNFTKDKLQEKYIFRFLDLVKVKGKNEPVEIWQVLGKGEANESLKEELDLYHKAIEFYKNSDFINALEIFESLENNENKTNKNIYKIYITRCKEFIKTPPKNFDGVYEHTTKA from the coding sequence ATGATTTTAAATAAAAAAATAAAAAAATTCTCAATCTATTTTGTTCTTTCTTTATCTTTATCTATATTTCTTTCAGTTATTTATATATTTTTTCCTAGTTTACCTGACTCTTTAGATAATAGACTAAGAGATTATTTATTTACAATAAGAGGAGAACTTCCTCATAATCAAAATGTAGTTATAGTAGATATTGATGAAACTTCGATTAAAAGTTTAGGACAATGGCCTTGGAGTAGGGATAAATTAGCTAAAATCTTAGAAAATCTAACTTTAGCTAATGTTGGAATAGTTGGGCTTGATATTGTTTTTGCAGAAGAAGATAGAACTTCACCACATAAAATTTTACAAGATTTAAAGATTTATAAAAAAGATGTTTCAAATTATGATTTAGAGTTTGCAAATGTAGTTGAAAATTCACCAGTGATTTTAGGATATCAGTTTGATTTAGTAAAAAAAGATAATGCAAATGCAAAAGTTCCTCAAATTCCAGCAATATTTATAGAAAAAGATAAACCTCAAGATAAAAGCTATTTAATAGAAGCATATAATACTATTTTAAATATACCTCAGATTCAAGATAAAGCATATTCAAGTGGTTTTTTTAATAACATTCCAGATGATACAGGAATTATAAGAAGTGTTCCTTTGATTATTTCCTATGATGATACTATTTATCCATCTTTGGCTTTGGAAGTTATTCGAGTTATAAATGATACACAAAAAGTTGTAGTTCAATATGATGAAAACGGAATATCAAATATTGTTTTAGATGATATTTCAATTCCAACTGATAGATATGGAAGAATGTTAATAAACTTTAGAGGTCCAGAAAGAAGTTTTAAATATATTAGTGCAATTGATATTTACAACAATAGTTTTGATAAAAGTGAAATAGATGGAAAAATTGTACTTATAGGAACAAGTGCTGCTGGACTTTTTGATTTAAGAGCAACTCCGTTTGATTCTATTTTTCCTGGAGTTGAAGTTCATGCAAATATTATAGATAATATTTTGATGCAAGATTTTATATATAAAGCATCTTGGCTTGATGGTGCAAATATCTTAATAATATTTGTTTTGTCAATTATAGTAGTAATGCTTACAACTTATACTACTTTTTGGGCAAATCCTATAATCTTTCTCTCTTTTTCGATTAGTTATCTTTTTTTAGTTTATAACTTATTATTTGATTATGGAATTGTTTTAAATATACTTTTTCCAATAGCTACAGTTTTAATTGCATCTATTATGACTACTTTATTTGATTATTTTTACAATATTAAAAAAGAAGAAGCTATAAAAGCAAAATTTGCTTCAAAGGTTTCAAAAAATGTTATGGATGATATTTTAAAAAATATTGATAAAAATGAGTTTAGTGCAAAAAGTAAAGAAGTAACAATATTTTTTAGTGATATTAGAGGATTTACAAATATTTCAGAAAAACTTGATGCAAAAGATTTAATAAGTTTTTTAAATAGATATATGCAACCTATGAGTGAAATTATTATCAAATATCAAGGAACTATTGATAAATTTATTGGTGATGCTATTATGGCTTATTGGAACGCTCCAATTGATATAAAAAATCATTGTGATTTAGCTTTAAAAGCAAGTCTTGAACAACTAGAAGTATTAGAAAAGTTAAATGTTGAACTTGAAAAAGAGAATTTACCAAAAATAGATATTGGAATAGGTCTAAATACAGGAACTGTTATCGTTGGTGAAATGGGAAGTAGTTTAAGAAGTGATTATACAGTTATAGGAGATACAATAAATCTTGGTTCAAGAGTTGAATCTTTATGTAAATATTATGATTCTAAGTTAAATATTTCAAACTTTACGAAAGATAAATTACAAGAAAAATATATATTTAGATTTTTAGATTTGGTAAAAGTAAAAGGAAAAAATGAACCAGTTGAAATCTGGCAAGTTTTAGGAAAAGGTGAAGCAAACGAAAGTTTAAAAGAAGAGTTAGATTTATATCATAAAGCAATAGAGTTTTACAAAAATAGTGATTTTATAAATGCATTAGAAATATTTGAGAGTTTAGAAAACAATGAAAATAAAACAAATAAAAACATTTATAAGATTTATATAACTAGATGTAAAGAGTTTATAAAAACACCACCAAAGAATTTTGATGGTGTTTATGAGCATACAACAAAAGCTTAG
- a CDS encoding tetratricopeptide repeat protein, with protein sequence MNKKLLSAFILSTVSLTSVLANENYSNEHFQKAIESYQNRLFQDSYILLQQYTKENKLSSDTTFILARSAYEIGKFSEALNLYKSMLKENPNNNRVKLELAQTYFQLKQYDEAKALYEEVLKETGLPENVRKNIEFTLNSLDKKSQKNFIKTTLGFGYGFDSNVDNNSSDNLVYWGNIPLSMEDKKSDHVAEYILALNHTYKLKDDLTIDNRFVGYIQKYNNEYDNDLSLTVFGTGLSYYTQKSKLSLAFDYNYVWLDNSTYLNNYILTPSFDYQIDANLMYKTKLKLIKKDFKQTQYEFRDSTYYELQNSLAFLTQDFGINTFSFTFGTDNKDKGSHYNVDYDFASLRYENMYPLTKSTILTNGIELYKDIYKENEEFLYGNKRKNDKVIYDLGVIQSINKNLSLGATFRYINNDSNQNIYEYDKYVVKSNIYYSF encoded by the coding sequence ATGAATAAAAAATTATTATCAGCTTTCATTTTAAGTACAGTTTCTTTAACTTCAGTTTTAGCAAATGAGAATTACTCAAATGAGCATTTTCAAAAAGCTATTGAGAGTTATCAAAATAGATTATTTCAAGATAGTTATATTCTTCTTCAACAATATACAAAAGAGAACAAACTATCATCTGATACTACTTTTATACTTGCAAGAAGTGCTTATGAAATAGGTAAATTTTCGGAAGCTTTAAATTTATACAAAAGTATGTTAAAAGAGAATCCAAATAACAATAGAGTAAAACTAGAACTTGCTCAAACATATTTTCAACTAAAACAATACGATGAAGCAAAAGCTTTATATGAAGAGGTTTTAAAAGAAACAGGATTACCAGAAAATGTTAGAAAAAATATCGAATTTACTTTAAATTCACTTGATAAAAAATCTCAAAAGAATTTTATAAAAACAACTTTAGGTTTTGGATATGGATTTGACTCAAATGTAGATAATAATTCAAGTGACAACCTTGTATATTGGGGAAATATTCCTTTAAGTATGGAAGATAAAAAAAGTGACCATGTTGCAGAGTATATCCTTGCTTTAAATCATACATACAAACTAAAAGATGATTTAACTATTGATAATAGGTTTGTTGGTTATATTCAAAAATATAACAATGAATATGATAACGATTTAAGTCTTACTGTTTTTGGAACTGGATTATCTTACTATACACAAAAATCAAAACTATCATTAGCATTTGATTATAATTATGTTTGGTTAGACAATAGCACTTATTTGAATAATTATATTCTAACTCCATCATTTGACTATCAAATTGATGCAAATTTGATGTATAAAACTAAACTAAAATTAATCAAAAAAGATTTTAAACAAACGCAATATGAATTTAGAGATTCAACATATTATGAATTACAAAATAGTCTTGCATTCTTAACACAAGATTTTGGAATAAATACATTTAGTTTTACATTTGGAACAGATAATAAAGATAAAGGAAGCCACTATAATGTAGATTATGACTTTGCAAGTTTAAGATATGAAAATATGTATCCACTCACAAAAAGTACAATCTTAACAAATGGTATTGAACTATATAAAGATATTTATAAAGAAAATGAAGAGTTCTTATATGGAAACAAAAGAAAAAATGACAAAGTTATTTATGATTTAGGAGTTATTCAATCTATAAATAAAAATCTCTCTTTAGGAGCAACTTTTAGATATATAAATAATGACTCTAATCAAAATATCTATGAATACGATAAATATGTAGTAAAATCAAATATTTACTACTCTTTCTAA